The following DNA comes from Streptomyces pristinaespiralis.
CGGCACGAAGTGGGCGGGGCTGAAGATGGACTGCTCGACCTCCGCGAAGATGTTCTCCGGGTTGCGGTTGAGCTCCAGCTTGCCGATCTCGATCGGCGGGTAGTCCGCGTGCGGCCACACCTTGGTGAGGTCGAACGGGTTGAAGCGGTACGTCGCCGCCTCGGCCGCCGGCATGATCTGCACCTGCACGGTCCACGTCGGGAAGTCACCGCGCTCGATGGCCTCACGCAGGTCGCGCTGGTGGGAGTCGGGGTCCTCACCGGCGAGCTTGTTGGCCTCGGCCTGGGTGAGGTTCTTGATGCCCTGGTCGGTCTTGAAGTGGTACTTGACCCAGAAGACCTCGCCGGCCTCGTTGTTCCACTGGTAGGTGTGGGATCCGAAGCCGTCCATGTGACGGTACGAGGCGGGGATGCCGCGGTCGCCGAACAGCCAGGTCACCTGGTGCGTGGACTCGGGCGAAAGGCCCCAGAAGTCCCAGACGTTGTCCGCCTCCTGGGACCCGGTGTACGGGTCGCGCTTCTGGGTGTGGATGAAGTCGGGGAACTTGATGGCGTCCTTGATGAAGAACACCGGGGTGTTGTTGCCGACGAGGTCGTAGTTGCCCTCTTCGGTGTAGAACTTCAGCGCCCAGCCGCGCGGGTCGCGCACCGCGTCCGCCGCGCCGAGGTTGCCCGCGACGGTCGAGAAGCGCAGGAAGGTCTCGGTCTGCTTGCCGACCTCGGAGAGGAACTTCGCGCGGGTCCACTGCGAGACGTCGCGGGTCAGCGTGAAGGTGCCGTAGGCGCCCGCACCACGCGCGTGAACGACACGCTCCGGGATGCGCTCGCGGTTGAAGTGCGCGAGCTTCTCGAGCAGCAGCTGGTCCTGGACAAGCACCGGCCCGCCGACGCCCGCGGTCTCGCTGTTCTGGTTGTCGGCGACCGGAGCCCCGGCCTCCGTGGTGAGCGGTCCCTGCGTCACGTGCGCCTCCTGCGTCATGTACTGCCCAGTCGTTTCTGCACACGACCTGTCCCTTGGCGTGTGCCGGAGTCGATCCTACAATGGACAATGTCTAAGTCAAGCGAACATCCAAAGTCACACCTGTTCGGGATACGGCTCCCACCACTGTTAGGCTGGTGCTCATGAGTGACCTGTTGGAACGACTTCGCGGACGCGGCTGGCGCATGACCGCCCAGCGGCGTGTCGTGGCCGAGGTCCTCGACGGCGAACACGTGCATCTGACCGCCGACGAGGTGCACGCCCGCGCGGTGGAGCGGCTGCCGGAGATCTCCCGGGCGACCGTCTACAACACCCTCGGCGAACTGGTGAGCCTCGGCGAGGTGCTCGAGGTGTCGACCGACCGCCGCGCCAAGCGGTACGACCCCAACGCCCACCGCCCTCACCAGCACCTGGTCTGCGCCCGCTGCGGCGCGATCCGCGACGTGCACCCGGTGGGCAATCCGCTGGCCGACCTCCCGGACACGGAGCGCTTCGGCTTCACGATCTCCGACGTCGAGGTGACGTACCGCGGCACCTGCCCGAACTGCGCCGCCGGCTGACATACGCGAGAAAGAGGCCCCCGATGTCCGCATCGGGGGCCTCTTCGCGTCCGGATTTCCGGCGGGGTCACCCCGTCCGGTTTCCGACACGGCTTCCCCGGCGCCGGCATCTTCGGGCCGGTGCGCGACGCCAAAAACACCGAAGGCCCGGATCCAAGGATCCGGGCCTTCGGTTTCAGTAGCGGGGACAGGATTTGAACCTGCGACCTCTGGGTTATGAGCCCAGCGAGCTACCGAGCTGCTCCACCCCGCGTCGGTGAACACAACCTTACGTCACCCCGCCGACCAGCGCAAATCCCTTAAGCGGTGAGCTCCTGGAGCAGCGCCTCACGCAGTCGCGCGGCCCTCTCGGCGACCTCCGCGGGGCCGAGCTCGACGGCCCTGGCACACCAGCGCTGCCCCTCGGCCAGCTCTCCCCGGCGAGCGGCGAGCAGCGCCAGCCGCAGCGCGGCCCTGCCGTGCCCTGCCCGCGCGGCCCGGGTCCACCACAGCGACGCCTCCCGCTCGCTGCCCTCGCGGGCGAGCAGGAGCCCGAGGTTGAACGCCCCGCTCCGGCTGCCCGCCTCCGCCGCCTCGCGGTACCAGCGGGCGGCGTCGGCCATGTCACCCCGGGCGGCGGCCAGCATGCCCACACGCACCTGGGCACGGCGGTGGCCCTGCTCGGCGGCCCGCTCGTACCACTCCTCGCACTCGCTCTTCTCCGCCACCGGCTCGCCGAGCGCCGGCGGACCGGGAGGCGGTCGCCGGGCGTCCAGCACACTGGCGAGCCGGAACGCCGCCTCCGCGCTGCCGCCGCCCGCGGCGCAGCGCAGATGGCGCTCCGCGCCCTGCTCGTCACCGTCCCTGAGCAGGGCGATGCCGACCTGGAGCGCCGCCTCCGTGTGCCCGGCCGCGGCAGCCCGCTCGTACCAGGTGAGAGCCGTACGGTCGTCGTCGCGGCCGGCGTGCAGGATGCCCAGGTTGAACGCGGCGTCGACGCTTCCGGCCTCCGCCGCCTTGGAGAACCACGGCTCGGCGCCGACCGGGTCGCCGGCCTGCAGCAGCAGGACGGCGAGCGCGTTGGCGGCCTCGCGGTGCCCGGCGTAGGCGGCGCGGCGGTACCACTGCTCGGCCTGGGCCGTCCGGTCCTGGGCAGCACAGAGCAGACCCAGGTTGTACGCGCCGTTGACGTCACCCGCGTCCATTGCGGCGCGGTACCAGCGCTCCGCCGTCTGCGCCTCGCCCCTGGCCGCGTGCAGCGCGCCGAGGGCGTTGGCCGCGTTGCCGTCGCCCTCCTGGGCGGCGCGCAGCCACCACACGGCGGCGCTCTCCTCGTCTCCGGCGTCGCGCAGCAGGAAGGCGAGCGCGCAGGCGGCACGGGCCTCTCCGTCCTTGGCGGCCGTGAGGTACCAGCGTCCGGCCTCCTTCAGCTGCCCGCGCCTCTCGAGGATCGCCCCGAGGTGCAGGGCGGCCCGCCGATGCCCTCGTGCGGCGGCCTGCCGGTACCACTGGGCGGCCTCGTCGAGCAGGGCGCTGCCCTGGTCCGTGGGCAGCCCTTGCGCGCCGTCACGTGCCCGGCGCCCTGCCGGGTGCTCCCCCGAGGCGGTCTCCGCGTTCGTGAGCACGCGCAGCGCCGGGTCGGTCGGCCCCACGGCGCCCGGGCCCGGCTCGTCGCGACGCCCGGGCCGTCCCGCGCCGCCCTTGGGCACACCGACGGGCCGCGCGCCGTCCTCACCGCGGCGGGCACGCCGCACGGCGTCCCTCGCGGCACCCGTCTCCACGGGGCCGGTGCCGACCAGCCGGCCGACGCCGTCGGTCTTGCGGCACTCCTCCGCCGCCCGGCGCTCCAGTGCGCGGGCGAGCCGGTACGCCGCCTCGCGATGGCCCTGTTCCGCGGCCGTGCGCAGCCAGCGCTCCGCGCCCACGTCGCTGCGGTGCTCCAGCAGGTCGGCGAGGGCGTACGCGCCGAGGGCGTGGCCCTGTTCGGCGGACTGGCGCAGCCAGTACTCGGCGGCGGGCTCGTCGCCCCGCTCGCGGAAGTGACGTCCGAGGGCGTGCGCGGCGGCGGCGGAACCGGCCACTGCGGCGATCCGCCACCAGCCGGCAGCCTCGTCCGCGTAGCCGCGCTGGTGGAGGAGCACGCCGAGGTTGTTGGCCGCGGCGCGGTCGCCGTCGGCGGTCGCGCCCCGCAGATAGGGCTCAGCGCCGTCGAGGTCTCCGCGGCGCAGCAGCAGCGCGCCGAGGACGCTCATCGCCGCGGTGTCACCGGCGTCGGCGGCGCTCCGGTGGCGGGCTTCCGCACCGGCGGTCTCCACCGTGTCGGCGCTGTTGTCGTCCGTGTTGTCGTGGCTGGTGACGTTCCGGTCCTTGCCCATGTGGTCGACACGGACCGCGACGTCGATCGCGTCCGCCACGTCTCCGGCATGCGGCTGCACAAACCGCCCTGTCTCCAACAGAGTTGCCCTGTCCCCCATAAATTCCATCGTCGCACCACCTGCAACCCGCGTACACCTGGTATACCGCAGCCAGTGAGGTCACTTCAGCGTTTTGTCGACATGCCCACAGAGAGATAAGTCAAACACGTTCCGGCCCAACTGGCGGCCCTCGGCGCGCACTTCGGCGTCACAAAGATGAGCACAGGCATGAAGAGGGCCCGGATCCTGAAGGATCCGGGCCCTCTTCTTCAGTAGCGGGGACAGGATTTGAACCTGCGACCTCTGGGTTATGAGCCCAGCGAGCTACCGAGCTGCTCCACCCCGCGTCGTTGTGTTGCAACCGTACCACGACGCGGGATGGTGCCTTCTCAGCCCTTCAGCCCTCAGCCCCCGGGCGCACCTTCGTCCGGTTTCGCATCCGGCTCGGCTTCAGGCCTCGCCTCGGAACCCGGCGTGGACTCCGGCTGTGCCCTCTGCGCGTCCGCCGCCCGCTGCAGAGCGGCCTCCAGGGCGGCCTGCGCCTTGCCGTACGCGGCCCAGTCCGTCGGGTTCTTCTCCAGGGCCGCCTTGGCGTCGTCGTACGCCTTCTGGGCGTCCGCGATGGCGTCCTGGAGAGCGCCGTCGCCGGTGACCGGCGGCTCGGTGGGCTCGGTGGGCGGCTCGTCCGGGTCGGCCGGCGGAGTCTCCTCGTCCGGTGCCCCCTCCGCGCCGAAGACCTGACTGAGCGCGCCGGCGAGGTCGTCGGCGAAACCGATCTTCTGGCCGTAGACGACCGCGACCTTGCTCAGGAGCGGGAATTCGGATCCCCGTCCCTGGGCGTAGATCGGTTCGACGTACAGGAAGCCTCTGTCGAGCGGAACGGTCAGCAGATTGCCGTACTTGATCGTCGAATCCGCGCCCTTGAGGTCACGGACGTAGGTCGCGATGGGCCCGTGACGGTTGAGCCGGCTCTGCACCTGTTCAGGTCCGTCGACGTTGTCGTCCGTCACCCGCAGCAGCTGGATCCGGCCGTAGTCGCTGCTCTTGGCGTCGGCGTCGACCGCCATGAAGGCCCGGAGGTTCGGCCGTCCGCTGGGGGTGAACGTCGTCGTCAGCGAGAACTGCTGCGCCGTGTCGCCCGGCAGCTTCATCGACAGGTAGTACGGCGGGACCGCGTTGCTGTCCGCCTTGGTCGGGTCGTTGGGGACCTGCCAGGCGTCACTCGCGTTGTAGAACTGGCCGGCGTCCGTGACGTGGTAGAGGGCGAGCAGCTCGCGCTGCACCTTGAACATGTCCTGCGGGTAGCGCAGGTGCTCCCGCAGCTCCTCCGGAATGTCGCCCTTGGCCTTCACCGTGCCGGGGAAGGCCTTCTTCCAGGTCTTCAGCACCGGGTCGTTCTCGTCCCACTCGTACAGCGTGACGGTGCCGTCGTAGGCGTCGACGGTGGCCTTCACCGAGTTACGGATGTAGTTGACCTGGTTCTGCTGCGCGACCACCGCGCGCTGCCGGTCGGTCAGCGAGTCGGCCGTGGTGTCACCCAGCGTCGTGCGCGAGGCGTAGGGGTAGCCGTTGGTGGTCGTGTACGCGTCGATGACCCACTGGATCCGCTTGCCGATCACGGCGGGGTAGGCGTCGCCGTCGATCGTCAGCCACGGGGCCACCGCCTCGACGCGCTGCTTGGGCGTCCGGTTGTAGAGGATCTTGGAACCGTCGCCGATGGCTCCCGAGTACAAGATCTGCGGCTCGCTGAAGGCGACGGCGTACGCGGCGCGGTTGAGCGGGCCGGAGACGTCGATGCCGCCCTTGCCCTTGTAGCTCGTGGTGACCTGACGGCCGCCGTCCTGCTCGTAGTCGAGCTCCTTCTGCGGGCCGCCGACGATCGAGTACTGCGTGGTCTTCTCGCCGTAGTAGATCCGCTGCTCGTAGTCGCCGAGCATGCCCTTGGTCGGCAGACCGGACTCGGTGAAGGCCGGGGCACCGCTGGTGCCTTCGGCCGTCGCCGTGCCCTTGGCCGTGACGGCGCCGAAGCCGTGGGTGTACGTGAAGTGGTCGTTGATCCAGTTGCGCTTGTCGACCCCGGCGAGGTTGAGCTCACGCAGACCGATGATCGTGTCCTGGCCGTCGTACCGGTCGATGTCCAGGGTGGAGGGGAACTGGTAGTACTTCCGTTCCTGTTCCAGCTGCTGGAACGTCGGCGAGACGATGTTCGGGTCGTTTATGCGGTAGCTGGCGGCCGCGTCGGCGTTCTTCCGCTGCTGCGCCGGGTCCTTGACCTCGCCCCGGCCGGTGTAGTCCCCGGGCTTCACCCCGTCGATGCCGTAGGCCTTGCGCGTCGCCTCGATGTTCTTCTCGATGTACGGCGCTTCCTTGGCCTGCTCGTTCGGCTGGACCTGGAACTTCTGCACTATGGCCGGGTACAGGCCGCCGATCAGGATCGCCGACAGGACCATCAGGCCGAAGCCGATCACCGGCAGCTGCCAGGTGCGGCGCCACAGCGTCGCGAAGAACAGCAGCGCGCAGATGACGGCGATGCAGAACAGGATCGTCTTCGCCGGCAGGTAGGCGTTGGCGTCGACGTAGCGCAGGCCCGTCCAGTTGTCGGTCGCCTTGAAGTCACTGGACTTCACCGCGAGCCCGTAGCGGTCCAGCCAGTACGCGACGGCCTTCAGCGCGACGAACAGGCCGAGCAGCACCGACAGATGGCCGGTGGCCGCGGCGGTCGCCCGGGCGCCGGGGCTGGTGATGCGCAGCCCGCCGTACAGGTAGTGGGTCAGCGCGGCGGCGATCAGCGACAGCACGACGGCCGCGAACCCGAAGCCGAGCAGGAACCGGTACCAGGGGAGGTCGAACGCGTAGAACGCGACGTCCATCTGGAACTGCGGGTCCTTCTGACCGAAGGGCACTCCGTTGACCCACATCAGCCACGTGCGCCACTGGCTCGTGGCGGAGGCACCGGCGATCAGCCCGACGAGAGCGGTGGTCGCGAGCAGCACCCACTTCTTGTACGGGGCGATGCCCATGCGGTACCGGTCGAGGCTCTGCTGCTCGAGCGACATCGCGCTGAGGGGCGGCCGCAGCCGGTGGGCCAGCCAGATGTTCACCCCGACGGCGGTCGCCATCAGCAGACCGAAGACGGCGAACAGGCCGATCTTGGTCCACAGGGTGGTGGTGAACACGGACGAGTAGTCGACCGAGCGGTACCAGAGCCAGTCGGTCCAGAACCCGGAGAACATGACGAACACCATGGACAGGACGGCCAGGACGCCGAGTGTCATGAGCAGGGTGCGGACACGCCGGGAGGGCCGGCCCACTCTGATCCGTGGCCCTGTCGGGCCTCCGCCGCGGTCCGGCATCTGGAAAGCCAACGTGCGCCCCTCGAAGTTCGCGGTTGTGTGAATCGGGCCCCGCGATCGTAGAGCCCACTCATGCAACTTACTGAGGCTTTACCTAGTTCCCGTCGCGGGGCAGGAAGGAGGCAGGATATTGACCATGCCCAACGATTCCTCTTCCGGCCCCCCGATGGCCGCGAGCCCGCTCACCCGCGCCGTGCTCGAGATCGACGAGTACGCCTCCGGTCTCGGCTGGGACCAGCCGGCCCGTCTCTTCGCCCTCGTCGACACCCTTCAGCTGCGTTCCCAGGAGCCGGGCCTCGCCCGCCAGCTCGGTCTGGACGCCGCTGACGACGCCGCCGCGCCGCTCACCCCCGTCGAGCAGGACGAGATCCCTGCCGGCACCCCGCTCGACGAGTTCCTCGGCACCATCGCCTGGCCCGACGCGGTGGCCGGCTGCGCCCTGACGGTGGAGCGCCTGATGCTGCCGCCCTCCGCGGAGGCCTCCGTGCCGGTCGGCCTCGACGACGCGGCCCTCACCCGGTGGGTCGCCGAGCACCCGGACCGTCAGGAGGTCCGGATGACGGTGGCCGTGCTGCGCGACGGCAGCCGGGAGTCCGCGCTGCGACTGCGGGAGAAGGACTCCCCGAACGAGGTGCTGACCGGAGCCGGGCTGGTGCCGGGGCTGGCCGAGGCCCTGGCCGCCACCTTCGAGTCGTAGCCCCCCGCACATGCCGACGCCGCGCCCCGACGGGGCGCGGCGTCGATGTCCGCGGTCGCGGGCTGTCAGCTTGCCGAGCAGCTCGGCAGGTCCGCGGTGGCACCCGAATTGATCTTCGCCAGTGACTTCCGCGCGTCCGCGATGGTGTCCACCTTCACCAGCGTCAGTCCGTCCGGGATGTCGGAGACCGCGGAAGCGCAGTTGTCGCTGGGGGTGAGGAAGTACTCCGCGCCGGCGTTGCGCGCGCCGACG
Coding sequences within:
- a CDS encoding catalase; the encoded protein is MTQGPLTTEAGAPVADNQNSETAGVGGPVLVQDQLLLEKLAHFNRERIPERVVHARGAGAYGTFTLTRDVSQWTRAKFLSEVGKQTETFLRFSTVAGNLGAADAVRDPRGWALKFYTEEGNYDLVGNNTPVFFIKDAIKFPDFIHTQKRDPYTGSQEADNVWDFWGLSPESTHQVTWLFGDRGIPASYRHMDGFGSHTYQWNNEAGEVFWVKYHFKTDQGIKNLTQAEANKLAGEDPDSHQRDLREAIERGDFPTWTVQVQIMPAAEAATYRFNPFDLTKVWPHADYPPIEIGKLELNRNPENIFAEVEQSIFSPAHFVPGIGPSPDKMLQGRLFAYGDAHRYRVGINADHLPVNRPHATEARTHSRDGFLYDGRHKGAKNYEPNSFGGPHQTDRALWQPIPVTGVTGDQAAPVHSEDNDFVQAGNLYRLMSEDEKGRLIDNLAGFIAKVSRDDIAERAINNFRQADGDFGKRLDAAVQALRG
- a CDS encoding Fur family transcriptional regulator, giving the protein MSDLLERLRGRGWRMTAQRRVVAEVLDGEHVHLTADEVHARAVERLPEISRATVYNTLGELVSLGEVLEVSTDRRAKRYDPNAHRPHQHLVCARCGAIRDVHPVGNPLADLPDTERFGFTISDVEVTYRGTCPNCAAG
- a CDS encoding tetratricopeptide repeat protein — its product is MEFMGDRATLLETGRFVQPHAGDVADAIDVAVRVDHMGKDRNVTSHDNTDDNSADTVETAGAEARHRSAADAGDTAAMSVLGALLLRRGDLDGAEPYLRGATADGDRAAANNLGVLLHQRGYADEAAGWWRIAAVAGSAAAAHALGRHFRERGDEPAAEYWLRQSAEQGHALGAYALADLLEHRSDVGAERWLRTAAEQGHREAAYRLARALERRAAEECRKTDGVGRLVGTGPVETGAARDAVRRARRGEDGARPVGVPKGGAGRPGRRDEPGPGAVGPTDPALRVLTNAETASGEHPAGRRARDGAQGLPTDQGSALLDEAAQWYRQAAARGHRRAALHLGAILERRGQLKEAGRWYLTAAKDGEARAACALAFLLRDAGDEESAAVWWLRAAQEGDGNAANALGALHAARGEAQTAERWYRAAMDAGDVNGAYNLGLLCAAQDRTAQAEQWYRRAAYAGHREAANALAVLLLQAGDPVGAEPWFSKAAEAGSVDAAFNLGILHAGRDDDRTALTWYERAAAAGHTEAALQVGIALLRDGDEQGAERHLRCAAGGGSAEAAFRLASVLDARRPPPGPPALGEPVAEKSECEEWYERAAEQGHRRAQVRVGMLAAARGDMADAARWYREAAEAGSRSGAFNLGLLLAREGSEREASLWWTRAARAGHGRAALRLALLAARRGELAEGQRWCARAVELGPAEVAERAARLREALLQELTA
- a CDS encoding UPF0182 family membrane protein — protein: MPDRGGGPTGPRIRVGRPSRRVRTLLMTLGVLAVLSMVFVMFSGFWTDWLWYRSVDYSSVFTTTLWTKIGLFAVFGLLMATAVGVNIWLAHRLRPPLSAMSLEQQSLDRYRMGIAPYKKWVLLATTALVGLIAGASATSQWRTWLMWVNGVPFGQKDPQFQMDVAFYAFDLPWYRFLLGFGFAAVVLSLIAAALTHYLYGGLRITSPGARATAAATGHLSVLLGLFVALKAVAYWLDRYGLAVKSSDFKATDNWTGLRYVDANAYLPAKTILFCIAVICALLFFATLWRRTWQLPVIGFGLMVLSAILIGGLYPAIVQKFQVQPNEQAKEAPYIEKNIEATRKAYGIDGVKPGDYTGRGEVKDPAQQRKNADAAASYRINDPNIVSPTFQQLEQERKYYQFPSTLDIDRYDGQDTIIGLRELNLAGVDKRNWINDHFTYTHGFGAVTAKGTATAEGTSGAPAFTESGLPTKGMLGDYEQRIYYGEKTTQYSIVGGPQKELDYEQDGGRQVTTSYKGKGGIDVSGPLNRAAYAVAFSEPQILYSGAIGDGSKILYNRTPKQRVEAVAPWLTIDGDAYPAVIGKRIQWVIDAYTTTNGYPYASRTTLGDTTADSLTDRQRAVVAQQNQVNYIRNSVKATVDAYDGTVTLYEWDENDPVLKTWKKAFPGTVKAKGDIPEELREHLRYPQDMFKVQRELLALYHVTDAGQFYNASDAWQVPNDPTKADSNAVPPYYLSMKLPGDTAQQFSLTTTFTPSGRPNLRAFMAVDADAKSSDYGRIQLLRVTDDNVDGPEQVQSRLNRHGPIATYVRDLKGADSTIKYGNLLTVPLDRGFLYVEPIYAQGRGSEFPLLSKVAVVYGQKIGFADDLAGALSQVFGAEGAPDEETPPADPDEPPTEPTEPPVTGDGALQDAIADAQKAYDDAKAALEKNPTDWAAYGKAQAALEAALQRAADAQRAQPESTPGSEARPEAEPDAKPDEGAPGG
- a CDS encoding PPA1309 family protein produces the protein MPNDSSSGPPMAASPLTRAVLEIDEYASGLGWDQPARLFALVDTLQLRSQEPGLARQLGLDAADDAAAPLTPVEQDEIPAGTPLDEFLGTIAWPDAVAGCALTVERLMLPPSAEASVPVGLDDAALTRWVAEHPDRQEVRMTVAVLRDGSRESALRLREKDSPNEVLTGAGLVPGLAEALAATFES